The genomic window TGAAAGCCTTGCAACACCCCGATTTAGAAGTTAAAAAGCTAGCCGCCATCGGACTGGCACAAATTGATGACCCAGCAGCGGTGGAGCCCTTGGTGCAATGCCTAGCTGAGCCCGAACCGGCTGTCCGACTCCATATTATTGCGGCGCTAGAAAAGATTGATCGAACCGGGGCGCAGCAAATGATCGAGCAGCGTCTGCGTCAGGAAGGCTTGGACCCAATCTGGCAGGAAGGCTTGCAAGCTTTCTTGCGCGAAGAGCTAGACCGAGAACTTAGAGCATCGGGAAGCTAAGAAGAGACTAGTAGGGCAAGGTCAGTCTTGCCCTACTTTATGGAATTTATGGAACCTAAGCTACCTAATCGAGCGCTTTTCCCAGGTTGCCTAGACCCTAACCGGCCTGCATATGCTTGTCTAACAGGGCTTTGGCCCGAGGCTTATAAAGCAGGTAGAACAGCGACTCCAAATAGCGCAGCAGGTCTTCGCGGTTCTCCTGAGAAGAGTAATTCCAGAATCCGTAAGTTTTGGCTAAGCGCAACAGACGGGAAGTGTGGATCTTCCAGGTATAGCTGCTGTAAACTCGCTCAATGGCTCGCTTAGAAATTTCTTGCCACTGCTCAGGATAGTGGTCTAGCTTGCTGACGAAGTCGAGCATCAGTTGCCCCATTTCTTCGACATGAGTTGGGTTGATGTAGAAGCCATTCACCTTGTCTTGAATGATCTCTAACGGCCCACCAAAGCAAGTGCCAAAGACAGGCAGTCCTGAAATCATAGCCTCCAAAATCGTCAGACCAAACGCCTCAAATAAAGCTGGCTGAACAAAGATGCCCTGACGATCAGCAATAATGCGATAGATTTCGCCTGAATCATCTTTCGACAGCCGCACTCCTAACCAGCGAATCTTGCCATGTAGGTCGTACTGATCGATCAGATGGTACATCTTTTGAATTTCGTCAGCTTCTTCGTAATCCTGCGAGTCTTCAGTCCGCAACTTCCCAGCAATGACGATGAGGTTGCAGTGTTCCTGTAACTCAGGGCAGCGGCCGAAGCACTCCACCAAACCTGTGATATTTTTAATGCGATCCAGACGGGCCATTGTGAACAGTGGCCGCTTTTGGGGTTCTTTCAGCGAACCAAGCACGTGTAGCGGATCGGTTTCACTGAAGAGCAGCTGCTCCAGGCGTTCTGTTTCACTGGGTAAGCGACGCTCAGTTGCCGTGTGGGGAAAGTAGAAGTTTTCGTTGACGCCCGGTGGCACAACGTTGAACTTGGGATTGAACAAGTCAATGCCATCGAGCACGTGGTACAAATCTGGCATGGTAAAGCAATCGTAGGACTCATATTGCCCCGTGCTCTCAGTTGTACCCACAATCTCCTGATAGGTGCTGCTGATGATGAAGTTAGCTGCGTTCATGGCGATTAAGTCCGCCGTAAATTGCAGCGAGAAATGATAATTGTCCTCAGATTCTTGCCAGTAAAGATTGCTGAACAGGTATTTCGATTTCTCCAAGGCATGAGCGATATTACACTGGGTCACCCCCAGGCTACGGGCGAGCAGAAAAGCGACTAGATTACCGTCGGAATAGTTGCCAACAATGAGATCGGGTACGCCTAGAAACTCGCTCAAAAGTTCCCGCTCAGCATCAATCGCAAAGGTCTCTAGATAAGGCCAGATTTCAAAGCGCGACATCCAGCTTTGGCTGTAGCGTGGGTTGAATTCCCGGAAAGGAACGCGCAAAATCCAAGCGTTGTCTGTGGCATGGACTTTTTCTAAGCGCTCATTAGAACGGGTGCCATCATTATTAGGAATTAGGCGCGTGAGAATAATCACCTTGGGCTTATAATCTAGCCCCGCCAGATGAATATCTTCTTGTAACTGCTGCTCTAGACTCTTGGCCTGGTCAAGGACGTAGACAACTTGTCCCCCTGTATCTGGACGGCCCAAAACATTCTCCTGACCAAACCAACCGTGGGGCGACACCAGCACGATCTTGAAGATCATGGGAATGCGGGAGATAAATTCCTCTAGTGCCTGGTGATCTGGTGAGTCGATCAGGTGGTCGAGGATTTCGAGCGTCTCTTGCACTCGACGAACTGTATTGCCCCAGCCCGGCTCAAAGCCTAGGTTTTGTAAGTCAAATTTGAATTCACTAAAGGGTTGTTCAGCAGGCCGACCACCCAAAAAACTGAGAGCTTGCTTAATACGTTCCGAAAGCTGTTGCCGAGTGCGAATGCGCTCATTGATCAGCAATTGCTGATTGTCAATTTTGTGCAGACGCAAGAAGTTGAATAAGCTTTCCAGCCATTCCTGAGGGCTTTGAAATAACTGGCTCGACAGATAGCGGCTGAGGAACTGTCCGCCTTTGCCAATATTTTTTGGATCTCGAATCTGAGGGGAATAATCATAAAACGGCCCGAAATCTAGTTCCAGAAGACGGCCTTCATTGGGGTGGTAATGATCAGTCAGACGGTCGCGCAAGGCGAGTAATTCTCGGTCAGTAACCGGCTCAAAGGTCAGTGTTTCCATGTGCAGCCGGAAAGTCTCTCGAGTGACGATCTGCGGTCGAATAATCAGATTTAGATCTTCTCCTTCAAGGATGATTTCCTGAGTGTAGTGAATGAGTTGTCCCAAAGCGGACTGTTGACGAAAGTCTTCGGGCTTCTCCTGCTGGTTACAGTATTCTTCGAAGGCAGTTTGAATATCATTGCGTAGTAGATAGCGATTCTCCTGTCGTCGTAACTTATTAGCGAACGCCCGTAGATCGACCTGTTCACCGTTGTCGATGATTGATTGAATCAGATTAGACACTTGAGCCAAAACCTTCTAAGCGCAACTGCATTGATATACGATCACTAACATTTGGAACTCCTCGTGCACCAGCGTCATCTACCTGGCAGGGATGTTCTGCTCCCCTCAATCATTGCTGAGCGTTACGAGCTAAATGCTGACGAGCTAAACACTGATGCATTGATGCCTCTTTGTGCTCTCAATCTTCGCTAGCCGCTCAGATGGATGATGACCCAGGGCATTCAGGATACAGGGAAATTGGAAGACAGCACGCACATTCATTTCAGGTATTCAAGAGGCTAGGTATTCGAGAGCTTATTGAGCTGAGGGTTAGGTATTCGAGGGGAAAGAGTAGGTACTGGAGAAGGAACGTTGGCCGTTGCCCAGTGCCCTGACAGGCTGTCTAGGTAGGCTGCCTAAACAATGCTGTTTAGATATATGTACCTAGGTATAGTGCTGCACTCCTCCTCACACAGGCTGACATTTACCTGCCCGGATCAAGCCAACCCGTCGAGCAATTGCTTCTGCCTGAGAATTGAAGGGACCCCAACGCTCTAACGCCTCAGCGCCGTCAGCGACTGGCTCACTAGCTGGGTCCAAGGCCACGATCTGGCAAGGTCCTTCTGCTCTTTTGAGGATGTACCACTGACGGGTATCAGTATCAGAGGACTGAGACATCGAAATTCCCACCTTATATGTTTCCAGAATCTTAGACAGACAAATGGGGGGATGGTAAGCTGTCAACTGCCTCAGCCAGTATTTAAATGGATCCAGAAACCGAGTAGCTGGCTCACTGGGTCCTATCTGACGATCTCCAACTGCAAGAGAGTACATCCCCCAAACCCGCCTTGCAGATCTGTGCCAGCTCCCACCCAGCCTGCCTGCCCAAACTGCACCAGAGAGGATCTGTACCTTGGCTCGACGTTACCTGTTTACCTCTGAATCTGTGACAGAAGGCCACCCAGACAAAATCTGTGACCAAATCTCGGACACTATCCTGGATACACTTCTAGCCCAGGATCCTACGAGTCGCGTTGCAGCCGAGGTGGTCGTCAATACTGGTCTGGTCCTAATTACCGGCGAGATCACAACCAAGGCTCAGGTCAATTACACCGACATCGCTCGCCGAAAAATCCGTGAGATCGGCTACGTCAATGCGGGCAATGGTTTCTCCGCCGATAGCTGTGCGGTGCTAGTTGCTCTAGATGAGCAATCTCCTGACATTGCCCGCGGCGTCAATGTAGCTCTAGAAAGCCGCGAAGGCGATCCCGCCGAGTTGGAATCGGCTCTAGAGTCGATCGGGGCTGGCGATCAGGGCATCATGTTCGGTTTTGCCTGCAATGAGACGCCAGAACTCATGCCCCTGCCGATCAGCTTGGCCCACCGCATGGCTCGTCAGCTTAGCGTTGTGCGCAAGTCTGGGCAACTGCCTTACTTAGGCCCTGACGGCAAAACCCAGGTGACCGTCCACTACGAAGACGGCCGACCTGTAAGCATTGACACCATTTTGATCTCTACCCAACACGCAGCTAGCATCGATGGCGTCAGCGATGAGGTAACGATTCAAGCTCGGATCCGGGAAGACCTCTGGAGTTTTGTAGTTCAGCCAGTATTTGCAGATGTTGCGATTCAGCCTGACGAGCAAACTCGTCTCTTGGTTAATCCCACTGGCAAATTTGTAATTGGTGGTCCTCAGGGCGATTCAGGTCTGACTGGCCGCAAGATTATTGTCGATACCTACGGTGGTTATTCTCGGCATGGCGGTGGTGCTTTCTCGGGCAAGGATCCAACTAAAGTTGACCGCAGCGCAGCCTACGCCAGCCGCTATGTTGCCAAAAATATTGTGGCCGCGGGCCTAGCTGAGAAGTGTGAGGTTCAGCTGAGTTACGCCATCGGTGTAGCCCGCCCAACCAGCATCATGCTTGAGACTTTTGGCACTGGCAAAGTCAGTGATGATCTCCTGCTGGAGTTGGTTCAAAAGAACTTTGACCTGCGGCCTGCTGCGATTATCCGTGCCTTCGATTTGCAGCGATTGCCTGGTCAGCGAGGTGGACGTTTCTACCAAGATGTTGCGGCTTATGGCCACTTTGGTCGAACGGATCTGAATCTACCTTGGGAGCAAACCGACAAAGCAGCCTTGCTCCAAAGCACAGCCCGTGCAGCAGCCACAGTTTAATCTTGCTCATAGCCATTACCAACCCTTCTCAGCAGGTTGGTAATGGCTTGGTCAACACTTTTTAAGAAAAAAACAGCTTTAACTGATTCTTAACCAGCCTCAGAATGTTGCCCCATCTCCAAGCTTTTGGTCAGGGCTTTTGGCGCGAGTGAGCAACATTTTGGCTCTAGAGAAGCCTCAGCATGGAATCAGAGGCCGATCTTTAGAGCCTTAATTGATATATTTTCATTGCAATTCCTGACTCCTTTGATTGATCCCCGTAATGAATGCTAGCCCTGACAATAGTGCGAACTAACAACTGGGGATCGCTGGATGCACGCAGCTATACCTATCCACAGGTCACAACCTCGCTTTTTTGCGCAGCTGATGCCTCCAATGCCTAGAACCCTTTTGTATTAATCAATACAAGCTTTATGCAGGGGTTTAGCTTATCCCTCGTGTAAAGATAGGTAAGCTGAAGAAACATATAAAAATTGGGAAGCTCTTCTGTTTTTAACTCGCTCCTTCATCAATAGTTGACCCCATTGGTCGACCCCGTTGAAAAGGCCATGACTCCAACCGGGTAGCGAGAATCTTAAAAAATCATTAAGGTGGTTAAATAGTGTGGTGACTGGTGAATGGGTATGTTCCTAAGACTTGCTGAGCAACACAAACAATTCGTGCAGGACTTGATCATGGACCTGCAAGCCCTGGCGACCGTTCTGGAGCGCCGTGGTTACCTTGCCTCTTGCTATACCTGTGGCAGCCAAATGAACAGTGCTTCCTTCATGGCTAGCCTGGGCGACGACCACCTGATCCGCTTCTTGGTTTCTGACTACGGCATCACCTGGACGGAGATGCGCGATGATCGTGAGCTGATGAAATTAGAGGGCGCTGAAGCAATCAGCCAACTGCAAGAACTCGCGAATCTAGTGAAGTACAAGACTCCAGTCACCGAAGCCAGACCAACAGTCGCCTCGATCTCCTAACCCCCTTCTGGGTCACCTAAAACGAAGACAGCACCTGGTGAAACAGGGCTGCCTTCTGGTGCTGTCGCTGTAGGTGCCATTGCCCTACCTAGATAGCGCAGTCAATGCGGACGGAGAGACTCGAACTCTCACAAGTTACCTCACTAGAACCTAAATCTAGCGCGTCTACCAATTCCGCCACGTCCGCAGGATTTAGCGTTAGCTCCCTTCCAATTAAGGTTGGGAAAACCATCATACCAAACTGTGCTCACCCAAATCTGGAAATCTAGAGAAATCTAGCAAAAACTACGAGGCCTAAACTGATATCAGTTTAGGCCTCGTAGTTTTTGCCTGGTGGCCCAAGTCTCAATCTCTAGCTCTTAGCCCCTAGCTCCTAACTGTCAGTCCCGGGCTGAGGGCTATCGCCTAACCAAGCTTGGTAGTTGCGCTTCTGTGCCTCGGAGAGGTTGGTGAGCCCTACAACCTGGTAACCATCGGGACAGGGCTTACCCAGGGTGACGCGTCGGGTAAACAGCTCGTCCTGATGGAAAACAGTTAGAGTGACACTCTGACCAGGCTGATAATCCTGCAAGCGATCCGCTAGCCGATCCCCTTTAACCCGCAGGCCATCGATAGCAAGCAGTTCGTCACCAGGGTCGATCCCTGCTCGTTGAGCAGGAGAGCCGAATTCTACAAAATTGATCAGCTGTGAGCCATTCTCAGCCTTCACTCGCAACCCGAGGTAAGGTGGCCGTTCGCGCTCTTCATAAGTTTCCTTCAGCTTGAGGCCAAAAGGTTCGAGGTACTGGTTGTAGTCCAGCTCATCTGTGCCTTCGACATAGCGGTTGAAGAAAGTGCTGAGATCAAGGCCAGCAGCAGCTTCTAGGCTTTCTTGAAGTTGCTCAGCCGTAAAGCCAATTTCACGTTTGCCAAACTGTTGCCAGAGCAAACGTAGGACATCATCGAGTGAGCGCTGACTGTTAGAAGCGTTGCGAATCAACAAGTCCAGCAGTAGCGATACAACTTCGCCCTTGAGATAGTAGGAAACCTGGGCATTAGCACTGTTGGCATCGGGCCGGTAGTACTTAATCCAAGCATCGAAGCTTGCCTCTGTTAGCGATTGCACATGGCGACCAGGTGTCGCCTGCACACGAGTGATTGATGCTCCCAGAAGTTTGAGATAGTGGCTGGCGTTGTAGATCCCAGCCCGTAGCGGAATCAACTGGTCGTAGTAACTGGTTGTGCCTTCACTGAACCAGAGGCAGGGGGTGTAGTTTTCCTGGTCATAGTCAAACACCTCTAGGGCTTTGGGTCGGATCCGTTTGACATTCCACAGATGAAAGAACTCGTGGGCAACCAAATTTAGGAAGCGGTAATAGCGGTCTCGATCCCGGAAGCCGAAGCGGGGGTAGTTGAGGGAGCAGCAATCTTTGTGCTCCAAACCGCCATTTCCCTGGCTAGCCAGGTGCAACAGAAATAAGTAACGGTCGTAGGGCAAGCCCCCAAAGAGATCAGCCTCAACCTCAATAATTTTTTGAATGTCTGGGATGACCTGGGAGGGATTCAGATTGCCCTGACCCCACACGGCTAGTTCATGTGCTTTGCCACGAACGCTAAAGGGATAGACAGCATGGGTGCCAATTTCGAACGGACTGTCAACTAGGGTGTCAAAGTCAACCGCCTCATAGGTAGTTTCTGTGTTTGCCACTCGGGGCAAGGGTGTAGTGACTTGCCATCCCGGTGGGGGAGTAATGCTGACTCGAATCGGCAGGTCTTGATAATCGGGAATGTAGAAAAAGAGAGCAGCACCGTTGAAATAGCCGTGGCTGCTGTCAAGGTGATTAGTTCGTACCGAGAGCTCGTTGGCGTAAACCCGATAGCGAACCTGGATTTCTGTTTGTCCCTGGGTTTCGATGCGCCAATGGCTCTTGCTGCATTTGCGAGCGGGTAGAGGCAGCCCTTCAGAGGTCGTCACGCGCAATTCCTGAAGGTTACGGGCATACTCCCTGACTAAATAGGAGCCCGGTGTCCACACCGGAAACTTCAGGTCTAACTGTGCGCCTGTCCAGCCATCGACTACCAGTACCACTTCAAACAAGTGGTTTTGCGGCTCGGGCATTGCAACCTGATAGGAGAGCCTGACACTAGTGGCAGGTTCCGAGAACGAGAGAGGCCGGAGGACATTGGTCATAGGAGGATGCATTCGATCTTTGTCTTCACTGAGTTTATGGGGTGTTTCCCACCGACACAGTGATGTCTGTATGGAAGAAAACACTAAACTTGAGCTGTTACGGTCGGCGCGGTCCTGATGCTAGAACTAGGCGCAAAGCCAGAACTTGAGTGCGCTGAGGCAAGGGGCGACTGAAGTTGTCATCGCTAATCAGAACTAGGCTACGACTGCCATCGGCTTGGCTAGGGCCAAAACTCATACCCTCTAGGTTATCGAGAATAAAATTCTCTGCGCCTGCCAGAGTATTGAGATTGAGCAATAGCGTTTTCTGAACTGAACCAACTGCTTGACCGCTAAGGCTGGTCCGAGCAGTGACATCCTCAGCGTTGCCTAGACTGACCTCGAACAGCTTGGCGCCAAAGCCTACACCAGAAACAGAGCGCTCTAAGGCGAGAAAGTGCCCGTCGTTATCCAGGGCCAACAGATCGACCAAGCCGTTCTCGTTGAAGAAGGGATTGCTGGGGCTGGGTACCGGCTCAGTTTGATAGACAAATTGCCGGGTTGCTTGCCCTGTGCGCAGGTCAAACTCGACAATACGACAGCGGCTACCCTGCTGGAGATCTGAGCTTGGCCCGTCTTGTTGTAGGGCCTGTTCAGTCGCTACATAAAGCCGTTGCCCATCTGGTGTCAGAGTCAGGCTCTCAAAGGCGCGGTTGTTGCGCAAACCTCGACTCTGGCCAGGCGTGAAGGCATCCGGTAAACGCAAGCTGCGCAGTAATTTGCCAGTCCGACGGTCAAAAGCATTGAGATAGGGCGCAGTCTCTGAGGAGATCCAAACGGTATCGGGGCCGGAAAGCGCAATCCCTTCGCCATCCAAGTCCACGCTCAGTGGCACAACCGCCTCAACTCTGGCAGCACTAAAGCCCGCAGAGCTGTAATCAAGGCTCAATTGGTACAAGCGCGAGCGGTGTGGGTCATCGGACACGCCGTAGAAACGTTGGGTGCTTGGTGCATAGGCGAGACCTGATATTCCGCCAAAGGCAGTACCCTGAACCTGCTGAGTTGTAGGAAATTCGTAACGTCCCATAAACTCTAGCCGTTCCACAATTGGTGCAGCTTTCAACGGACAAGGGAACCCCAGCAGCCAAACCAGCGTACAAATAACAGTGTTAATCAATGGAGATAAGCGGATTCGAACCGCTGACCCCTTCAATGCCATTGAAGTGCTCTACCAACTGAGCTATATCCCCGAGTTCAGCGCTTTTTTGGGCGCAAATTCTATGCTGCCTTAGACCCGGATCATTGTCAATAGTTTGGGCAATTGAGCTTAGGAATAGACGTCGGCTTAAGCTCACACCCATTCCCAGAGCACACCATCAGAGTAAGGGCGTTACACTCACAACATAAGCAGCCTGCCTGTCCTATGCGTCCGCCCCGCCTTTTGCTGTTCATCGCCGGTCTCAGCTTGATTTTGGGGCTGATGCTGTGGTTGGTGAATTCTATTTGGCGGCTTTACATCCAGGTTTCATTCACAGCACCCCCCTTAGCCTTCATTTTGTTGGTGCTGTTGATCATGTTGCTGGCACTGGTGATTGCGGCCTTTGTCTACTATGGGTTTCTATTTCAACGTCCTACTAAAGGTCGGCGTCCAGAGCCCCAGGTTTCGTTAATTAAGGCAGAAGCCGCGGAAGAGACGCTGCGGGCTGTGCGCCAGCAAGTTGCACAGATCCAGGATGAGGTGTCGCGACGGGCACTCCTGGAACGCTCTGAAGACATCGAGGAGAGTTTCAACCGCAAGGAAATTCAGGTTCTGGTTTTTGGCACAGGCTCGGCAGGTAAAACCTCTCTGGTCAATGCCCTGATTGGCCGGATGGCGGGTCAAGTGGGTGCCGCGATGGGAACCACCAAAACCGGTCAAACCTACCGCTTCAAACTTAAGGGTTTAGAACGTCGCATTTTGATCATTGATAGTCCTGGCATCTTAGAGGCCGGAGCAGAGGGGACTGAGCGGGAACAGGAGGCCCGTCACCTGGCGACCGAGGCCGATCTGCTGCTATTCGTGGTCGACAATGATCTCAAAAAATCGGAATACACACCCCTACGGGCACTAGCTGAGATCGGCAAACGCTCGCTATTGGTACTCAATAAGATTGACCGCTACACCGACTCTGACCGCGAACTGATTTTGGAGCGCTTACGAGAGCGAGTCGCTCGCTTTATCAGCCCTGAAGATGTCGTAGCAATTTGCGCTAACCCCAACGCCTTTCGCACTGAAACTGGCGAAATCCTTCAACCTGATCCAGAAATTCTACCGCTGCTGCGACGGATGGCAGCAGTGCTGAGAGCTGAAGGTGAAGACCTGGTCGCCGACAATATTCTGCTACAGTCTCAGCGCTTAGGCGAGGAGGCCCGCCGTCTGATTGACGAGCAACGCCTCAGGCAGGCGGAGAAGGTAGTGGAGCGCTTTCAGTGGATTGGCGCTGTAGTGATTTGCGCAACACCTTTACCCGGCATTGACCTGTTAGCTACGGCAGCTGTGAATGCGCAGATGGTGGTCGAAATTGCTCGGGTTTACGGCTGTGAGTTAAATCTGGAGCGAGGACGGGAACTCGCTTTCTCTTTAGCTAAAACCCTGGCTAGTCTTGGCGTTGTGAAGGGAGCCATTCAGCTAGTTACCGATGCCCTGCAATTGAGCGTAGCTGGCTTTCTAGTTGGCACAGCGATTCAGAGTGTTAGTGCCGCTTACCTAACTCGAATTGCTGGTAAGAGCTTTATTGAATATTTCCGTCACGACCAGGATTGGGGAGATGGCGGCATTACTGAAGTAGTGCAACGTCAGTTCCAGCTCAACCGCCGCGACCAGTTCGTGAAGTCCTTTGTGCAGGAGGCGATCAACCGCGTAATTCGGCCCCTATCTGGACAGTCTGAATCAGAACCGGAGGCTCCGCCCGAGCCGCCACCTCGCAGACGCTAAGCTCTTTCCCAAGACAGAAAACCCAGCCGATTAGAGGAAGCCCGACTAGGATTGGGGTGTAAAGTTTCTTGTCAAAGCTTTTATGCAATACACGCTGGTACTCCAACGACTGGCAACTGTCCTGGCCTTGATGATTCTGACTCTAATGCTTGCGGCTGCGTCAAGCGGTGTACTGATGGCTTTCAACTACGAACCGGTTGCAGGCGAGGCCTTCAATTCTCTGCAAAGCCTAACGGATCAAGTTCCTTATGGTTGGTTAGTCGAAACTGTGCACAACCTGGCGGGGAACTGGCTGATCGGCCTGGCTTTAGTGCAGATGGTGGTGATGTTTTTGAGCAGGCAGTTCCGGACCAGCTGGCTCAGCTCCTGGGTCAGCATCATCCTGCTCATTTTGGTCGCCATTGGTTTAGGTTGGACCGCGATGATTTTGCCCTGGACCCAGGATGGCTACTGGCGCTTCAACATTGAACTCAGCACCATTCAATCTATTCCCCTCATCGGTCCAACCTTAAGAGAAACATTGACCGGTGGGGGCGCTATTGGCACAGCTACAGTGGAGCGCATGTATGCACTGCACAGCTATGTATTAGCCGTTGTTGCAGTTTTCCTGTCAATCATTCACTTGGTAGGCATTGTTCGACAGAGAAGCGAACAGCAATCAAGCGCTGATGAAGTTGGAACTGAAGTTGAAGTAAGCGGGTGATGAGATTCGAACTCACGACCCTCTCCTTGGCAAGGAGATGCTCTACCACTGAGCCACACCCGCGTTTGCTCTTTCGAGCTTTATCATCATGCCTGAGAAATTCAGGCTTGTCAACCTTCAGGTGACGAATCCAGGGCTAAATTAGCGCCGATAGCGCTCCGCAGCGGACGCTCTGCACTGCTATTGCCACCAGGTAGATTAGCGGCAGTGCGGATGCTGCGCATGAGGCTTGCCATTTCGATAGCACTCATGCCATATTCCCAGCCCTTATTGCTCTTAATGCCAGCCCGTTCTAAAGCCTGCTGCATGGTGTCCGTGGTCAAAACGCCAAAGACAACTGGCACGCCAGTCTGAAAACCAATCGCAGCAATACCTTTAGACACCTCAGACGACACATAGTCAAAATGGGGGGTATCGCCTCGGATTACAGCTCCGAGGCAGATAATCGCGTCATAGCGACCGGAAACTGCCAATTGCCGTGCCACCAATGGCACTTCAAAACTGCCAGGCACCCAAGCGTAGTCCACTTGAGTTCCTGACGGATCAACATCAACGCCGTGGCGCTTCAGTGCGTCTTGAGTGCCTGCCAGTAGCTTGCCAGTGATCAGGTCATTAAATCGCCCAATTACGATGGCAAAACGCAAGTCCTCGGTTTGAGTGAATGTCCCCTCAAAAACCCCCATGCAATCTCTCTAAACCACTAAAAAGTTCAACAGACCAACCACAACCACGAGCACTAGCCAGACCCCGGAGCCCAGCAGCAGTAAGCTCTTGGATTGACCCCAGTTTTGGGGCGACGCGTAAGCAACTGGCACTGCGACGACCATCACGAAGGAAAATAGAACCAGCGCTGCCAGGGCCAGCTGAAACACAATGCTCATTGTAAACCTCTCCCTTGAAATGCTGCTTTTGATGGGGCCAGTCCCCTCCTCATAAAGCTACCAGGGAATCTCCCCCTTTGATTAATGGACCTCATCCTTTGCCACACAACTGCGGACTT from Leptolyngbya sp. FACHB-261 includes these protein-coding regions:
- a CDS encoding sucrose synthase, with the protein product MSNLIQSIIDNGEQVDLRAFANKLRRQENRYLLRNDIQTAFEEYCNQQEKPEDFRQQSALGQLIHYTQEIILEGEDLNLIIRPQIVTRETFRLHMETLTFEPVTDRELLALRDRLTDHYHPNEGRLLELDFGPFYDYSPQIRDPKNIGKGGQFLSRYLSSQLFQSPQEWLESLFNFLRLHKIDNQQLLINERIRTRQQLSERIKQALSFLGGRPAEQPFSEFKFDLQNLGFEPGWGNTVRRVQETLEILDHLIDSPDHQALEEFISRIPMIFKIVLVSPHGWFGQENVLGRPDTGGQVVYVLDQAKSLEQQLQEDIHLAGLDYKPKVIILTRLIPNNDGTRSNERLEKVHATDNAWILRVPFREFNPRYSQSWMSRFEIWPYLETFAIDAERELLSEFLGVPDLIVGNYSDGNLVAFLLARSLGVTQCNIAHALEKSKYLFSNLYWQESEDNYHFSLQFTADLIAMNAANFIISSTYQEIVGTTESTGQYESYDCFTMPDLYHVLDGIDLFNPKFNVVPPGVNENFYFPHTATERRLPSETERLEQLLFSETDPLHVLGSLKEPQKRPLFTMARLDRIKNITGLVECFGRCPELQEHCNLIVIAGKLRTEDSQDYEEADEIQKMYHLIDQYDLHGKIRWLGVRLSKDDSGEIYRIIADRQGIFVQPALFEAFGLTILEAMISGLPVFGTCFGGPLEIIQDKVNGFYINPTHVEEMGQLMLDFVSKLDHYPEQWQEISKRAIERVYSSYTWKIHTSRLLRLAKTYGFWNYSSQENREDLLRYLESLFYLLYKPRAKALLDKHMQAG
- a CDS encoding DDE transposase family protein, producing the protein MSQSSDTDTRQWYILKRAEGPCQIVALDPASEPVADGAEALERWGPFNSQAEAIARRVGLIRAGKCQPV
- the metK gene encoding methionine adenosyltransferase, translating into MARRYLFTSESVTEGHPDKICDQISDTILDTLLAQDPTSRVAAEVVVNTGLVLITGEITTKAQVNYTDIARRKIREIGYVNAGNGFSADSCAVLVALDEQSPDIARGVNVALESREGDPAELESALESIGAGDQGIMFGFACNETPELMPLPISLAHRMARQLSVVRKSGQLPYLGPDGKTQVTVHYEDGRPVSIDTILISTQHAASIDGVSDEVTIQARIREDLWSFVVQPVFADVAIQPDEQTRLLVNPTGKFVIGGPQGDSGLTGRKIIVDTYGGYSRHGGGAFSGKDPTKVDRSAAYASRYVAKNIVAAGLAEKCEVQLSYAIGVARPTSIMLETFGTGKVSDDLLLELVQKNFDLRPAAIIRAFDLQRLPGQRGGRFYQDVAAYGHFGRTDLNLPWEQTDKAALLQSTARAAATV
- a CDS encoding DUF1815 family protein — its product is MFLRLAEQHKQFVQDLIMDLQALATVLERRGYLASCYTCGSQMNSASFMASLGDDHLIRFLVSDYGITWTEMRDDRELMKLEGAEAISQLQELANLVKYKTPVTEARPTVASIS
- a CDS encoding M61 family metallopeptidase, yielding MTNVLRPLSFSEPATSVRLSYQVAMPEPQNHLFEVVLVVDGWTGAQLDLKFPVWTPGSYLVREYARNLQELRVTTSEGLPLPARKCSKSHWRIETQGQTEIQVRYRVYANELSVRTNHLDSSHGYFNGAALFFYIPDYQDLPIRVSITPPPGWQVTTPLPRVANTETTYEAVDFDTLVDSPFEIGTHAVYPFSVRGKAHELAVWGQGNLNPSQVIPDIQKIIEVEADLFGGLPYDRYLFLLHLASQGNGGLEHKDCCSLNYPRFGFRDRDRYYRFLNLVAHEFFHLWNVKRIRPKALEVFDYDQENYTPCLWFSEGTTSYYDQLIPLRAGIYNASHYLKLLGASITRVQATPGRHVQSLTEASFDAWIKYYRPDANSANAQVSYYLKGEVVSLLLDLLIRNASNSQRSLDDVLRLLWQQFGKREIGFTAEQLQESLEAAAGLDLSTFFNRYVEGTDELDYNQYLEPFGLKLKETYEERERPPYLGLRVKAENGSQLINFVEFGSPAQRAGIDPGDELLAIDGLRVKGDRLADRLQDYQPGQSVTLTVFHQDELFTRRVTLGKPCPDGYQVVGLTNLSEAQKRNYQAWLGDSPQPGTDS
- a CDS encoding esterase-like activity of phytase family protein, with the translated sequence MKAAPIVERLEFMGRYEFPTTQQVQGTAFGGISGLAYAPSTQRFYGVSDDPHRSRLYQLSLDYSSAGFSAARVEAVVPLSVDLDGEGIALSGPDTVWISSETAPYLNAFDRRTGKLLRSLRLPDAFTPGQSRGLRNNRAFESLTLTPDGQRLYVATEQALQQDGPSSDLQQGSRCRIVEFDLRTGQATRQFVYQTEPVPSPSNPFFNENGLVDLLALDNDGHFLALERSVSGVGFGAKLFEVSLGNAEDVTARTSLSGQAVGSVQKTLLLNLNTLAGAENFILDNLEGMSFGPSQADGSRSLVLISDDNFSRPLPQRTQVLALRLVLASGPRRP
- a CDS encoding YcjF family protein — encoded protein: MRPPRLLLFIAGLSLILGLMLWLVNSIWRLYIQVSFTAPPLAFILLVLLIMLLALVIAAFVYYGFLFQRPTKGRRPEPQVSLIKAEAAEETLRAVRQQVAQIQDEVSRRALLERSEDIEESFNRKEIQVLVFGTGSAGKTSLVNALIGRMAGQVGAAMGTTKTGQTYRFKLKGLERRILIIDSPGILEAGAEGTEREQEARHLATEADLLLFVVDNDLKKSEYTPLRALAEIGKRSLLVLNKIDRYTDSDRELILERLRERVARFISPEDVVAICANPNAFRTETGEILQPDPEILPLLRRMAAVLRAEGEDLVADNILLQSQRLGEEARRLIDEQRLRQAEKVVERFQWIGAVVICATPLPGIDLLATAAVNAQMVVEIARVYGCELNLERGRELAFSLAKTLASLGVVKGAIQLVTDALQLSVAGFLVGTAIQSVSAAYLTRIAGKSFIEYFRHDQDWGDGGITEVVQRQFQLNRRDQFVKSFVQEAINRVIRPLSGQSESEPEAPPEPPPRRR